The Streptomyces europaeiscabiei genome window below encodes:
- the ureA gene encoding urease subunit gamma: MRLTPTERDRLLLFGAAELARARRARGLRLNVPEATAIVADAVCEAARDGRRLAEAVEAARAVLGPDDVLPGVADIVTEVHVEAVFDDGSRLAVVTDPIGGRLVDQAPGALLPGPEHAEPEAVVRLTVTNTATVPVSVTSHFHFFEANPRLDFDRAVAYGMRLAVPAGSSVRFAPGASVEVGLLPIGGERIAIGFAGLVDGPLDAPGAREEALRRAAACGYLGAGAQTTEEAER; this comes from the coding sequence GTGCGGCTGACTCCCACGGAACGTGACCGACTACTGCTCTTCGGAGCGGCCGAACTGGCTCGGGCGCGCAGGGCCCGGGGCCTCCGGCTGAACGTGCCGGAGGCGACCGCGATCGTCGCCGACGCCGTGTGTGAGGCCGCCCGTGACGGACGGCGCCTCGCGGAGGCCGTCGAGGCGGCGCGGGCCGTGCTCGGGCCGGACGACGTGCTGCCAGGTGTCGCGGACATCGTGACGGAGGTGCATGTGGAGGCCGTCTTCGATGACGGATCGCGACTCGCGGTCGTGACCGACCCCATCGGGGGCCGCCTGGTGGACCAGGCTCCCGGTGCGCTGCTGCCGGGGCCCGAGCACGCCGAGCCCGAGGCGGTCGTGCGCCTCACGGTCACGAACACCGCGACCGTCCCGGTCTCCGTCACCTCTCACTTCCACTTCTTCGAGGCCAACCCGCGGCTCGACTTCGACCGGGCGGTGGCCTACGGGATGCGACTCGCCGTGCCCGCCGGGTCGTCCGTGCGCTTCGCGCCGGGGGCGAGCGTCGAGGTCGGACTGCTGCCGATCGGAGGTGAGCGGATCGCCATCGGGTTCGCCGGGCTGGTGGACGGCCCCCTGGACGCACCCGGTGCCCGGGAGGAGGCCCTGCG
- a CDS encoding IS6 family transposase, whose protein sequence is MAGVVRVAVVQGHRYPVEIISHCVWLYFRFPLSFREVEELMLERGVVVSYVTIRRWCLKFGQAYANSLRRRRPRPGDKWHLDEVFIKINGEQKYLWRAVDQDGNVLDILVQNRRDKAAARRFFRGLLTKTCTVPRVVVTDKLRSYGAAHREVMPSVEHRSHKGLNNRAENSHQPTRQRERAMKGFRSTGAAQRFLAAFSGISPHFRPHRHSLSATHYRAEMIICFAIWDHITGLPATT, encoded by the coding sequence ATCGCCGGTGTCGTCCGCGTCGCCGTTGTACAAGGGCACCGGTACCCGGTCGAGATCATCTCGCACTGCGTGTGGCTGTACTTCCGGTTCCCGCTCAGCTTCCGCGAGGTCGAGGAGCTCATGCTGGAGCGCGGCGTCGTCGTGTCCTACGTGACCATCCGCCGCTGGTGCCTGAAGTTCGGGCAGGCCTACGCCAACTCCCTGCGCCGCCGGCGCCCTCGCCCCGGCGACAAGTGGCACCTCGACGAGGTCTTCATCAAGATCAACGGCGAGCAGAAATACCTGTGGCGGGCCGTCGACCAGGACGGCAACGTCCTGGACATCCTCGTGCAGAACCGACGCGACAAGGCCGCGGCCAGGCGATTCTTCCGTGGCCTTCTCACAAAGACGTGTACGGTGCCGCGGGTGGTCGTCACCGACAAGCTCCGCTCCTACGGAGCCGCCCACCGCGAGGTCATGCCCTCGGTCGAGCACCGCTCCCACAAAGGCCTGAACAACCGGGCTGAGAACTCCCACCAACCGACCCGGCAGCGCGAACGGGCCATGAAAGGCTTCCGCAGCACCGGCGCAGCGCAGAGATTCCTCGCCGCGTTCAGCGGGATCTCACCCCACTTCCGACCCCACCGCCACAGCCTGTCCGCTACCCACTACCGAGCCGAGATGATCATCTGCTTCGCCATCTGGGACCACATCACCGGCCTGCCCGCAACAACCTGA
- a CDS encoding phospholipase D-like domain-containing protein: MKRTFTLISALAVTALSPTAAHAAVKKAKTPLSCESRTFTSTPGPRFNDPEDPDARMNVMDPIIESINSASCGQTIRVAMYSIGSTQPGPDFANALIAAHQRGVIVKALMDVHSDNAVWQSLVTELGNDPQASSFAALCPGGCLTHYSGSSLHAKYYMFSGGSDANRTVTVSSANPTSAQANTAWNSSATVKGNVDLYNLYARYFTAMAKGALNGPGPLMPDYYSSTDGQAARTLSPPSYQWPKARSKSDTWVDFLNNVKAPATINIAMFQWTSHGQPGDRNYLELPKKLVSLAQTGVKIRILLTAGQVDSSVQNYLKDRPNISVHDTSRGTDANGNALHYTHDKYMMVSGGYAGAVNSRIVFVGSANWTSNGVWHNDESDLKLVGQSSYDAFMTDWQNQYDRCCGTATLKLGAEERAENTAREIPIDPKQVKE; this comes from the coding sequence ATGAAGCGAACGTTCACATTGATCAGTGCACTGGCCGTCACCGCGCTGTCGCCGACCGCGGCGCACGCTGCGGTCAAGAAGGCCAAGACTCCCCTCAGTTGCGAGTCCCGGACGTTCACCTCGACACCGGGTCCTCGCTTCAACGACCCGGAGGACCCCGACGCCCGGATGAACGTCATGGACCCGATCATCGAATCGATCAACAGCGCCAGTTGCGGGCAGACCATACGCGTCGCCATGTACTCGATCGGCAGCACGCAGCCGGGCCCGGACTTCGCCAACGCCCTGATCGCCGCGCACCAGCGCGGCGTCATCGTCAAGGCGCTGATGGACGTGCACAGCGACAACGCGGTCTGGCAGTCGTTGGTCACCGAGCTCGGCAACGATCCGCAAGCCTCCAGCTTCGCCGCGCTGTGCCCGGGCGGCTGCCTGACCCACTATTCCGGCTCCTCCCTGCACGCGAAGTACTACATGTTCAGCGGCGGGAGCGACGCGAACAGGACCGTGACCGTCAGCAGCGCCAACCCCACGTCCGCCCAAGCCAATACCGCGTGGAACAGCAGCGCCACCGTCAAGGGCAACGTCGACCTGTACAACCTCTACGCCCGCTACTTCACCGCCATGGCCAAGGGGGCGCTCAACGGTCCGGGCCCGCTGATGCCCGACTACTACAGCTCCACCGACGGCCAGGCCGCCAGGACACTGTCCCCGCCCTCCTACCAGTGGCCCAAGGCACGCTCCAAGAGCGACACCTGGGTCGACTTCCTGAACAACGTCAAGGCGCCGGCCACGATCAACATAGCCATGTTCCAGTGGACCTCTCACGGGCAGCCGGGCGACCGGAACTATCTCGAACTGCCGAAGAAGCTGGTGAGCCTGGCACAGACCGGCGTCAAGATCCGCATACTCCTCACCGCCGGTCAGGTCGACAGCAGCGTGCAGAACTACCTGAAGGACCGGCCGAACATCTCCGTGCACGACACCAGCCGCGGAACCGACGCGAACGGCAACGCCCTGCACTACACGCACGACAAGTACATGATGGTCAGCGGCGGCTACGCAGGTGCGGTCAACTCCAGAATCGTGTTCGTTGGCTCCGCGAACTGGACAAGCAACGGCGTCTGGCACAACGACGAGTCGGACCTGAAGCTGGTCGGCCAGTCCAGCTATGACGCGTTCATGACGGACTGGCAGAACCAGTACGACCGCTGCTGCGGGACCGCAACGCTGAAGCTGGGCGCAGAGGAGCGCGCCGAGAACACGGCACGCGAGATTCCGATCGACCCGAAGCAGGTCAAGGAGTAG
- a CDS encoding DUF2716 domain-containing protein, which translates to MTNEAPEQSDRDVPGSAIADDEFQFLVTADARLGTFAHYAEQALVVFGDDLIEQVANDLDQLLGDGVWTFG; encoded by the coding sequence ATGACCAACGAGGCCCCGGAGCAGAGTGATCGAGACGTCCCGGGCAGCGCCATCGCCGACGATGAGTTCCAGTTCCTTGTCACCGCGGACGCCCGCCTCGGCACGTTCGCCCACTACGCCGAACAAGCCCTCGTCGTCTTCGGAGATGACCTCATCGAGCAGGTCGCCAATGACTTGGACCAACTGCTCGGCGACGGCGTCTGGACCTTCGGTTGA
- a CDS encoding DUF6332 family protein, with protein MEIGRESRWEKDAMTVEIVFALVTATVLAGAIFAVAWTLVLILGLSGSAEKGVLAGGALLGAMAGVWRLVRVLLRFDEQRRMGH; from the coding sequence ATGGAAATTGGGCGTGAGTCGCGGTGGGAGAAGGACGCAATGACGGTGGAGATCGTTTTCGCCCTGGTGACTGCCACTGTGCTGGCTGGGGCGATCTTTGCCGTCGCCTGGACTCTCGTCCTGATCCTTGGCCTCTCCGGTTCGGCAGAGAAAGGCGTGTTGGCAGGGGGCGCGCTGCTCGGGGCGATGGCCGGAGTGTGGCGTCTGGTAAGGGTGCTGCTTCGATTCGACGAGCAGCGCCGAATGGGCCACTGA
- a CDS encoding pentapeptide repeat-containing protein, whose product MTAAERNSNLTPRGAMRWPLGLHIAVVLVLAVAAVITVLGLLWLMLGAPQVQVSGPLRPGDTYDAIKIALAVVAGVGGVVALVVAYRRQHLSEATDFREHDKALIERFGAAAEQLGTDQPAVRMAGAYAMARLADEWPQERQMCIDVLCGYLRMPHAPDPPTDDQALASWQREREVRVTVLRLIAAHLRDGAPASWQGHDLDFTGAVLVEADFRGARFTGGDILFVKALFAGDGTDQIIFDEANFAEDSHVYFRLAEFRSGTVRFNRATFSGGWVTFDHARFTGGRVTFRDASFTAGEVPFEGAEFSDGIVDFTGATFTGSAVNFGERHLSSIYRTVPPAHFSGGTVDLSQVADLRHPPKFGLQVTPSGLRLPSGTSISDLP is encoded by the coding sequence TTGACCGCGGCTGAGCGAAATTCGAACCTGACGCCGCGCGGTGCCATGCGCTGGCCATTGGGACTGCATATCGCTGTCGTACTGGTGCTGGCCGTAGCCGCAGTGATCACCGTCTTGGGACTACTGTGGCTGATGCTCGGGGCGCCCCAGGTTCAGGTGTCTGGACCGCTGAGGCCCGGTGATACATATGACGCCATCAAGATCGCACTGGCTGTTGTTGCGGGTGTCGGCGGGGTCGTGGCACTCGTGGTCGCCTATCGGCGCCAGCATCTGAGTGAAGCGACCGATTTCCGCGAGCATGACAAGGCGCTGATCGAACGGTTCGGCGCCGCCGCCGAACAACTCGGGACAGACCAGCCAGCTGTACGCATGGCAGGCGCCTATGCCATGGCACGGCTCGCCGATGAATGGCCGCAGGAACGCCAGATGTGCATCGACGTACTGTGCGGCTACCTGAGAATGCCGCATGCTCCCGATCCGCCGACCGACGATCAGGCGCTGGCGTCGTGGCAGCGCGAGCGAGAGGTGCGCGTAACTGTCCTGAGGCTCATTGCCGCCCACCTGCGCGACGGTGCGCCCGCATCCTGGCAGGGCCACGATCTCGACTTCACGGGCGCCGTCCTTGTTGAAGCTGACTTCCGTGGCGCCCGCTTCACTGGCGGTGACATCCTCTTCGTCAAGGCCCTCTTCGCTGGCGACGGAACGGACCAGATCATCTTCGATGAGGCCAACTTCGCCGAAGACAGCCACGTCTATTTCCGGCTCGCCGAATTCCGCAGCGGCACCGTCCGCTTCAACCGTGCCACCTTCAGCGGCGGCTGGGTCACCTTTGACCATGCCCGCTTCACCGGTGGTCGCGTGACCTTCCGGGACGCTTCCTTCACAGCGGGCGAAGTCCCTTTCGAGGGAGCTGAGTTCTCCGACGGCATCGTCGACTTCACCGGCGCGACCTTTACCGGCAGCGCCGTAAACTTCGGTGAACGCCACCTCTCTTCCATTTATCGCACGGTGCCGCCCGCTCACTTCAGCGGTGGCACCGTCGACTTGTCCCAGGTAGCCGACCTCAGGCACCCCCCGAAATTCGGCCTGCAGGTGACGCCCTCTGGGCTGCGACTTCCCTCGGGCACCAGCATTTCTGACCTGCCTTGA
- a CDS encoding GNAT family N-acetyltransferase — protein sequence MRPITGRDELNLFSRLPYVLNEELADDLAAGRRRPEWMWVALRGDRLVARAAWWCRTGDATPFLLDILDIDDSSADRDRVDIGARLLQTATAEVVPADTRPPEYSRFVPPDWREGGVTRRVVEDRMAALERTGARLFVERLRLEWRPGTPLPEPSGRLAFRPVRDTEEILTLMTRVLDGTLDAHSRDDLTRMSAREAAARHYEDELAHYRSPREWWRIATLPDGEPVGFVTPARNDYNPIIGYLAVLPAHRGNGYIDEILAEGTRILIAQDVPRIRAATDLGNIPMANAFQRVGYVNFERTINMTWN from the coding sequence ATGCGCCCGATCACCGGGCGCGACGAACTCAACCTCTTCTCCCGACTTCCCTACGTCCTCAACGAGGAACTCGCGGACGACCTCGCCGCCGGCCGCCGTCGGCCGGAATGGATGTGGGTCGCCCTGCGCGGCGACCGTCTGGTGGCCAGGGCCGCCTGGTGGTGCCGGACCGGAGACGCCACACCATTCCTCTTGGACATTCTCGACATCGACGACAGCAGCGCGGATCGCGACCGCGTGGACATCGGCGCGCGGCTGCTGCAGACCGCCACAGCCGAAGTTGTGCCGGCAGACACCCGTCCACCGGAGTACAGCCGCTTCGTCCCACCCGATTGGCGCGAGGGCGGGGTGACCCGGCGCGTCGTCGAGGACCGCATGGCTGCCCTGGAACGGACCGGCGCCCGCCTGTTCGTCGAACGGCTACGTCTGGAGTGGCGTCCCGGGACGCCACTCCCCGAGCCAAGCGGGCGCCTGGCGTTCCGGCCGGTCCGCGACACCGAGGAAATCCTCACCCTGATGACTCGGGTCCTGGACGGGACGCTGGACGCGCACAGCAGGGACGACCTGACCCGGATGTCCGCCCGCGAGGCGGCGGCCAGGCACTATGAGGACGAACTCGCGCACTACCGGAGTCCTCGGGAATGGTGGCGGATCGCGACGCTGCCAGACGGCGAACCGGTGGGGTTCGTCACCCCTGCCCGCAACGACTACAACCCCATCATCGGCTACCTCGCCGTACTCCCCGCGCACCGGGGCAACGGCTACATCGACGAGATCCTTGCCGAAGGCACTCGCATCCTCATCGCGCAGGACGTTCCGCGCATCCGGGCGGCCACAGATCTTGGCAACATTCCCATGGCGAACGCCTTCCAGCGCGTCGGATACGTCAATTTCGAACGCACGATCAACATGACCTGGAACTGA
- the istB gene encoding IS21-like element helper ATPase IstB gives MTEPAADAAIDAACRNLRLPTMRSQFSELADAAARDQMTYRGFLAELLMAECDDRNRRRSERRIKAAGFPREKALRTFDFAANSAIDPAAIHTLASCDWVRKGLPLCLIGDSGTGKSHLLIALGTEAAMAGFRVKYVLATKLVNELVEAADEKLLTKTIAGYGRVDLLCIDELGYMELDRRGAELLFQVLTEREEKNSMAIASNESFSSWTKTFTDPRLCAAIVDRLTFGGNIIETGSDSYRLAHTKAAQQQRPV, from the coding sequence CTGACCGAACCCGCCGCCGACGCGGCAATCGACGCGGCCTGCCGCAACCTGCGTCTGCCCACCATGCGGAGCCAGTTCTCCGAGCTCGCCGACGCCGCGGCCCGCGACCAGATGACCTACCGCGGGTTCCTGGCCGAGTTGCTGATGGCCGAGTGCGACGACCGCAACCGCCGCCGCTCCGAGCGCCGGATCAAGGCCGCGGGTTTCCCCCGCGAGAAGGCGCTTCGCACGTTCGACTTCGCCGCGAACTCCGCCATCGACCCGGCTGCCATCCACACCCTGGCCTCCTGCGACTGGGTCCGCAAGGGGCTGCCGCTGTGTCTGATCGGCGACTCGGGGACCGGCAAGTCGCACCTGCTGATCGCGCTGGGCACGGAGGCCGCGATGGCCGGCTTTCGGGTCAAGTACGTGCTGGCGACCAAGCTGGTCAACGAGTTGGTCGAGGCCGCTGACGAGAAGCTGCTGACGAAGACCATCGCCGGCTACGGACGGGTCGATCTTCTCTGTATTGATGAGCTGGGCTATATGGAGCTTGACCGGCGCGGCGCCGAGCTGCTGTTCCAGGTGCTGACCGAGCGGGAGGAAAAGAACAGCATGGCGATCGCCTCCAACGAGTCCTTCTCCTCGTGGACCAAGACGTTCACCGACCCTCGGCTCTGCGCGGCCATCGTGGACCGCCTCACCTTCGGCGGCAACATCATCGAGACCGGCAGCGACTCCTACCGCCTTGCTCACACCAAAGCTGCCCAGCAACAACGACCGGTTTGA
- a CDS encoding Mu transposase domain-containing protein has product MARVLGFTRARVETDRWTAFRSWAGLDAFYCQPGIDGAHEKGGVEGEVGRFRRNHLVPVPDIATLAELNAQIDEWDRQDDQRRIGERPRTVGEYFAIEKPLLQPLPEDHFETGRLLTPRVDRYAQVTVRQNHYSVPVRLIGRQVRVLLHASEVVVYDGRAEVARHERLVTRGGSRLDLDHYLEGLLRKPGALPGATALDQARAAGKFTPVHDAWWETARRAHGDAAGTRALIEVLLLHRHMSHDHIVAGIAAALRAGALTSDAVALEARLAAERETPAEAGPDTVPGYIVSPVVSLTARRMAALPPDPRPLPSVAAYDQLLRHTRPSAERPTS; this is encoded by the coding sequence GTGGCCCGGGTGCTCGGCTTCACCCGGGCCCGGGTCGAGACCGACCGCTGGACTGCGTTCCGCTCCTGGGCTGGCCTGGATGCCTTCTACTGCCAACCGGGCATCGACGGCGCCCATGAGAAGGGCGGCGTCGAAGGTGAAGTGGGCCGCTTCCGCCGCAACCACTTGGTCCCCGTTCCCGACATCGCCACCCTGGCCGAGCTCAACGCACAAATCGATGAGTGGGACCGGCAGGACGACCAGCGCCGGATCGGCGAGCGCCCGCGCACCGTCGGCGAGTACTTCGCCATCGAAAAACCCCTGCTGCAGCCGCTGCCGGAAGACCACTTCGAGACCGGGCGGCTGCTGACCCCGAGGGTGGACCGCTACGCGCAGGTCACCGTGCGGCAGAACCACTACTCGGTGCCGGTACGGTTGATCGGCCGTCAGGTCCGGGTCCTGCTGCACGCCTCCGAGGTGGTGGTCTACGACGGCCGTGCCGAAGTCGCCCGGCACGAGCGCCTCGTCACACGCGGTGGGAGCCGCCTGGACCTGGACCACTACCTGGAAGGACTCCTGCGTAAACCCGGCGCGCTGCCCGGGGCGACCGCACTGGACCAGGCCCGCGCGGCCGGGAAGTTCACCCCCGTGCACGACGCCTGGTGGGAAACCGCCCGCCGCGCACACGGCGACGCGGCGGGCACCCGTGCGCTGATCGAGGTTCTGCTGCTGCACCGGCACATGAGCCACGACCACATCGTCGCCGGGATCGCCGCCGCTCTACGGGCCGGCGCTTTGACCTCGGACGCGGTGGCCCTGGAAGCCCGCCTGGCCGCCGAACGTGAAACTCCCGCCGAGGCGGGCCCGGACACGGTGCCGGGCTATATCGTCTCTCCGGTGGTGTCGCTGACCGCGCGCAGGATGGCCGCACTTCCCCCGGACCCCAGGCCGCTGCCCTCGGTGGCAGCCTACGACCAACTCCTTCGTCACACCCGGCCATCGGCCGAGCGCCCCACCAGCTAA
- a CDS encoding CPCC family cysteine-rich protein: MTAVIHYPCVCCGHLTLGEPPGSFEICSVCFWEDDRVQLRWPDWAGGANRTSLIEAQANFKEFGASEQRFVTKVRPPRDDEPLDQNWRPIDPDRDHFEPRGRQEAPWPVDCTVLYWWRHRDTGFWRRSS; encoded by the coding sequence ATGACGGCCGTGATCCACTACCCCTGCGTGTGCTGCGGCCATCTAACTCTGGGTGAGCCACCCGGATCCTTTGAAATCTGTTCGGTTTGTTTCTGGGAGGACGATCGCGTGCAGCTGCGTTGGCCTGACTGGGCTGGCGGAGCGAACCGGACGTCGTTGATCGAGGCCCAGGCGAACTTCAAGGAGTTCGGGGCCTCCGAGCAACGATTCGTGACCAAGGTCCGGCCGCCTCGGGACGACGAGCCGCTGGATCAGAATTGGCGCCCCATCGACCCGGACCGGGACCACTTCGAACCTCGCGGCAGGCAGGAGGCACCGTGGCCCGTCGACTGCACGGTCCTGTACTGGTGGCGCCATCGCGATACCGGATTCTGGCGCCGCAGCAGCTGA